A single genomic interval of Bacillus sp. es.036 harbors:
- the motA gene encoding flagellar motor stator protein MotA, whose amino-acid sequence MEKTSLFGVLLGFFVLVGGLILKGANPAALLNPAALVIIFVGTAAALLIAFPFNEIKKFPTLLKIIFSNQKLLTEKELIPMFREWATVARREGLLSLENNLEEIDDDFLKGGFQMVIDGHSHEAIEEILVEDIEAMKERHRMGAGIFTQAGTYAPTLGVLGAVVGLVAALSHLGDMELLGKSIAAAFIATLFGIFTGYVLWHPFANKLKRKSNAEARIKMIMLEGLLAVQSGASPRMVEDKLLVYLPSKERNLDTEKKSSQSEVEGVGADA is encoded by the coding sequence ATGGAAAAAACATCTCTGTTCGGTGTGCTCCTCGGTTTTTTCGTCCTAGTTGGCGGATTAATTCTCAAAGGTGCAAATCCGGCTGCTCTATTAAATCCCGCTGCCCTCGTGATTATTTTTGTTGGGACAGCGGCAGCACTACTTATCGCATTTCCATTTAACGAGATTAAGAAATTCCCAACATTATTAAAAATTATCTTCTCCAATCAGAAGCTTCTTACCGAAAAAGAGCTAATCCCGATGTTTCGTGAATGGGCAACCGTTGCTCGTCGTGAAGGCCTCCTTTCCCTTGAAAATAATCTTGAAGAGATTGATGATGATTTTCTAAAAGGTGGCTTCCAAATGGTGATTGATGGTCATTCACATGAAGCGATTGAGGAAATTTTAGTAGAAGATATTGAAGCGATGAAAGAACGTCACAGGATGGGAGCGGGGATCTTTACTCAGGCTGGTACGTATGCCCCGACGCTCGGTGTTCTTGGAGCGGTTGTTGGTCTTGTTGCAGCACTCAGTCATCTAGGTGATATGGAGCTCCTTGGAAAGTCGATTGCGGCGGCGTTTATCGCCACGCTTTTTGGGATTTTCACAGGTTACGTTCTCTGGCATCCGTTCGCAAATAAGTTGAAGCGTAAATCCAACGCTGAGGCCCGTATTAAAATGATTATGCTTGAAGGTCTTCTGGCAGTTCAGTCAGGCGCATCGCCCCGCATGGTAGAAGACAAGCTTCTCGTCTACTTGCCAAGTAAGGAACGAAACCTTGACACTGAAAAGAAATCAAGTCAATCAGAGGTAGAAGGAGTAGGCGCTGATGCGTAA
- the fliS gene encoding flagellar export chaperone FliS: MAMKNPYQMYQTNAVATSSPQELTLMLYNGCIKFIRLSNIAMEKGDMEAKNTNIIKAQNILYELRSSLNMEVELSQTMDALYEYMISQLVTANIQNDTSILKEVEGLAEEFRNTWKQAMEQAKK, encoded by the coding sequence ATGGCTATGAAAAATCCATATCAAATGTATCAAACTAATGCGGTCGCAACGTCATCGCCTCAGGAATTAACGTTAATGCTCTATAACGGCTGTATCAAATTTATCCGTTTGTCCAATATCGCGATGGAAAAAGGCGATATGGAAGCGAAGAACACGAATATCATTAAAGCGCAAAACATCCTTTATGAATTGCGTTCGTCCTTAAATATGGAGGTGGAGCTCTCCCAAACGATGGATGCGCTCTATGAGTATATGATTTCACAGCTTGTAACGGCGAATATTCAAAATGATACGAGCATTTTAAAAGAAGTCGAAGGCCTTGCGGAAGAGTTTCGAAATACGTGGAAGCAAGCGATGGAACAGGCCAAGAAGTAA
- the fliD gene encoding flagellar filament capping protein FliD, whose amino-acid sequence MRISGLATGMDTDQMVKDLMMAERIPLDKLSQKKQTMEWQKESYRELNTMMSDMRSMASSMRLQSGYNAFKTVSSNTGAVTATTTSTSVPGSYSVTVNELAQSAKFTSGQAIQNEAGSAAKGTDKLLQTGEADTTLQLTNSKGQTASITITASDTFKSLAEKIAGATDGTTGESLGLRASFDDTISRFFISSKAMGGDESFSLGFSDPTVESRILGGAANTAQGKYGSVTFDGIVVDNLKTNTTTINNLKLDFVQKGTSTVSVQSDVQAPFDMIKNFVEKYNEFIDKAQGMLTEKRNRDFPPLTDAQREDLSEKEIELWEEKAKSGMLQSDATVRGIVSDLRNAWMSPVSGIPAGELSMLSQVGINTGSYQDGGKLFIDEAKLKSALEQKPDQVMNLFTSGTDGIGDRLYDSVNKGIDQLGKKAGTPGTLVDSSFLSTRLKDLDEQMENWEDKLVTIEDRYWKQFSALETAMSQLNQQSAWVQQNLLGGM is encoded by the coding sequence ATGAGAATTTCCGGGTTAGCGACGGGGATGGATACAGATCAGATGGTAAAGGATCTCATGATGGCGGAGCGAATTCCGCTCGATAAATTGTCTCAAAAGAAGCAAACGATGGAATGGCAGAAGGAATCTTATCGTGAATTAAATACGATGATGTCGGATATGCGAAGCATGGCTTCATCGATGCGGTTGCAGTCTGGTTACAATGCTTTTAAAACCGTTTCATCTAACACAGGAGCGGTTACTGCTACAACGACATCTACCTCTGTCCCAGGTTCTTATTCGGTTACCGTTAACGAACTCGCTCAAAGCGCCAAGTTTACATCTGGACAGGCCATTCAAAACGAAGCGGGCAGTGCGGCGAAGGGAACAGATAAATTGCTTCAAACAGGTGAAGCGGATACGACGCTTCAGCTTACAAATAGCAAAGGGCAAACGGCTTCCATTACGATCACTGCGTCAGACACATTTAAAAGTCTCGCAGAAAAAATAGCCGGTGCGACAGATGGTACGACTGGTGAATCACTTGGCTTACGAGCAAGCTTCGATGACACGATCTCTCGCTTCTTCATTTCATCGAAAGCAATGGGCGGAGATGAGTCCTTTTCGCTCGGATTCAGTGATCCAACGGTAGAAAGTCGTATTCTCGGAGGCGCTGCCAACACTGCACAAGGGAAGTATGGTTCTGTGACGTTTGATGGGATTGTTGTTGATAACTTGAAAACGAATACCACAACGATCAATAATCTAAAGCTTGATTTCGTTCAAAAAGGGACTTCCACCGTTTCGGTTCAAAGTGATGTTCAGGCTCCTTTTGACATGATTAAGAATTTTGTTGAGAAATACAACGAGTTCATTGATAAAGCGCAGGGGATGCTGACTGAAAAGCGAAATCGCGATTTTCCACCGCTCACAGATGCACAAAGAGAAGACCTTAGTGAGAAAGAGATTGAGCTTTGGGAAGAAAAGGCGAAGAGTGGGATGCTTCAAAGTGATGCGACGGTTCGAGGGATTGTGAGTGATCTCCGCAATGCCTGGATGTCACCGGTTAGCGGAATTCCGGCAGGTGAGCTTAGCATGCTTTCGCAAGTTGGGATCAATACCGGTTCTTATCAGGATGGAGGCAAGCTCTTTATTGATGAAGCGAAACTTAAAAGTGCTCTGGAGCAAAAGCCAGATCAGGTCATGAATCTGTTTACGAGCGGCACAGATGGAATTGGCGATCGTCTTTACGATTCCGTGAACAAAGGGATCGATCAGCTAGGAAAAAAAGCAGGTACGCCAGGAACGCTTGTCGATAGTAGCTTTCTTTCAACGAGATTAAAAGATTTAGATGAACAGATGGAAAACTGGGAAGATAAGCTCGTGACGATTGAAGATCGGTATTGGAAACAGTTCTCTGCGCTTGAAACGGCGATGAGTCAACTTAATCAGCAAAGTGCATGGGTACAACAAAACTTACTTGGGGGGATGTAA
- the flaG gene encoding flagellar protein FlaG — protein MELRDVSITPIGPTKLTQIKNTEMNKTVEKHEVVEKVLSKEIVEHHINSLNNYLEPSQTSLKFQLHDKLNEYYVQIIDTKTDEIIKEIPSKKFLDRYAATAELLGFMVDQKI, from the coding sequence ATGGAACTAAGAGACGTTTCAATCACACCTATTGGACCAACTAAATTAACTCAAATAAAGAATACTGAAATGAATAAGACGGTCGAAAAACATGAGGTAGTAGAAAAAGTTTTATCAAAAGAAATCGTCGAGCACCACATCAACTCCCTAAATAACTACCTCGAACCATCTCAAACCTCACTCAAATTCCAACTCCACGACAAACTAAACGAATACTACGTCCAGATTATAGACACAAAGACAGATGAAATCATTAAAGAAATCCCTTCAAAAAAGTTCCTTGATCGCTACGCGGCAACGGCTGAGCTGTTGGGCTTTATGGTCGATCAGAAAATCTAA
- a CDS encoding flagellin N-terminal helical domain-containing protein, with the protein MIINHNLAAMNTYNQMGANQLNASKNMEKLSSGLRINNAADDAAGLSISEKMRAQIRGLDQASRNAQDGISLLQTAEGGLNEAHSILQRMRELSVQATNDTNISEDRAAIQTELDELTSELGNINTRTAFNKQNLLDASSGSATDGQITLQVGANTTETMVMDFSKKGINLTEIVGTDLTGLSVATSTDADASLQAIETAIQDVSAGRSQIGAYQNRLEHTINNLGTSSENLTAAESRVRDVDMAKEMMDFTKNNILNQASQAMLAQANQSSSAVLQLLR; encoded by the coding sequence ATGATTATTAATCACAACTTAGCAGCAATGAACACGTACAATCAGATGGGTGCGAACCAATTGAACGCATCTAAGAACATGGAGAAACTTTCTTCAGGACTAAGAATCAATAACGCAGCAGATGATGCAGCCGGGCTTTCAATTTCTGAAAAAATGCGCGCACAAATTCGTGGGCTTGATCAAGCTTCACGTAATGCTCAAGATGGAATAAGCCTATTGCAAACAGCAGAAGGTGGATTGAATGAAGCGCATTCTATTCTTCAGCGTATGCGTGAATTGAGTGTACAGGCAACTAATGATACTAACATTAGTGAAGATCGTGCCGCAATTCAAACTGAATTAGATGAGCTTACTTCAGAACTAGGAAATATTAATACTCGAACTGCATTTAACAAGCAAAACCTCCTTGATGCTTCTTCCGGATCTGCTACTGATGGGCAGATAACTCTACAGGTTGGAGCTAACACTACAGAGACAATGGTTATGGATTTTTCTAAAAAAGGTATTAACCTAACTGAAATTGTAGGAACTGATTTGACAGGTTTATCTGTTGCAACATCCACTGATGCTGATGCTTCTCTTCAAGCTATCGAAACAGCTATCCAAGACGTAAGTGCTGGTCGTTCTCAAATTGGAGCTTATCAAAACCGACTTGAACACACTATCAATAATCTTGGCACAAGTTCTGAAAACTTGACTGCTGCTGAATCTCGTGTCCGCGACGTAGACATGGCAAAAGAAATGATGGACTTCACTAAGAACAACATCCTTAACCAGGCGTCACAAGCAATGTTGGCTCAAGCTAATCAAAGTTCTTCTGCAGTGCTTCAGCTGCTAAGATAA
- the csrA gene encoding carbon storage regulator CsrA: MLVLGRKKGESIVINDEIELKIISIDGDTVKLGVEAPKNIAIHRKEVYEAIQSENKLAAMQEFSLEDLKEFQKSNSSKGPKS; encoded by the coding sequence ATGCTCGTACTTGGACGTAAAAAAGGCGAATCGATTGTGATTAATGATGAAATTGAACTTAAGATTATTAGCATTGATGGTGACACCGTTAAGCTTGGTGTAGAAGCGCCGAAGAACATTGCCATCCACCGAAAAGAAGTGTATGAAGCCATTCAGTCAGAGAATAAGCTTGCGGCGATGCAGGAGTTTAGCCTGGAGGATTTGAAGGAGTTTCAGAAGAGTAACAGTTCAAAGGGACCGAAGTCATAA
- the fliW gene encoding flagellar assembly protein FliW, which translates to MKLHTARFGEMDVTEERLVTFESGIPGLEHFTTYCLLPADDNDESPFYFLQSTEESGLCFFLADPFSFYPNYEVNLDDSTLAQLNLTDPAHALVLSILTVQGSLKEATMNLKAPLIFNTEKHTGKQLVLKQEYGIKEPLLKQVNTEEAE; encoded by the coding sequence ATGAAATTACATACTGCACGCTTTGGAGAAATGGACGTCACCGAAGAACGTCTCGTCACGTTTGAAAGTGGCATCCCTGGCCTTGAGCACTTTACAACTTACTGTCTATTACCCGCCGATGACAATGATGAGTCTCCTTTTTACTTTTTACAATCAACAGAAGAAAGCGGCCTGTGCTTTTTCCTCGCAGATCCGTTTTCCTTTTATCCAAATTATGAAGTAAACCTTGACGATAGCACGCTTGCCCAGCTTAATTTAACCGATCCAGCCCATGCGCTCGTTCTTTCCATTCTTACTGTTCAGGGTTCATTAAAAGAAGCGACAATGAATTTAAAAGCACCGCTTATATTTAACACCGAAAAACATACTGGAAAACAACTTGTCTTAAAACAGGAGTATGGCATCAAAGAACCTCTCTTAAAGCAAGTGAACACAGAGGAGGCGGAGTAA
- the pxpB gene encoding 5-oxoprolinase subunit PxpB produces MKITFYPLGEAAVKCCFHEDISTALTNKIQSFCQKLHHHHTGITEWVPAYDSVAVYYDPWKLSYEEMTNVLQPIANEIDANEQKTNTVITIPTVYGSDYGPDLENLAAANNLSNKEVIDLHTKLHYLINMIGFLPGFPYLSGVDERLAMTRLENPRKSVPAGSVGIAESQTGIYPLDSPGGWNLIGRTPLKLFDAEKEEPFLFEQGDYLRFTSITEDEFKRIQREIEDGTYELERREDSE; encoded by the coding sequence ATGAAGATCACCTTTTATCCGCTCGGTGAAGCAGCTGTGAAATGCTGTTTTCATGAAGACATTTCAACTGCCCTTACGAATAAAATTCAATCGTTTTGTCAAAAGCTACACCACCATCATACTGGCATTACGGAATGGGTACCTGCCTATGACTCTGTCGCCGTTTACTATGATCCGTGGAAGCTTTCGTATGAAGAAATGACTAACGTCCTTCAACCTATCGCGAACGAAATTGACGCAAATGAACAGAAAACGAATACAGTGATTACCATTCCAACCGTTTACGGAAGCGACTATGGTCCGGACCTTGAAAATCTCGCAGCTGCCAACAACCTTTCCAACAAAGAAGTGATCGACTTACATACAAAGCTCCACTACCTCATTAACATGATCGGCTTTTTACCAGGCTTTCCTTACTTAAGCGGAGTTGATGAACGACTCGCGATGACGCGCCTTGAAAATCCAAGGAAGTCTGTTCCGGCTGGATCGGTTGGTATTGCTGAAAGTCAGACTGGGATATATCCGCTCGATTCACCTGGCGGCTGGAATCTTATCGGGCGCACGCCGTTAAAGCTTTTTGATGCGGAAAAAGAAGAGCCATTTCTGTTTGAGCAGGGTGATTATTTGCGGTTTACATCGATTACTGAAGATGAATTTAAGCGCATTCAACGAGAAATTGAGGATGGCACGTACGAACTTGAACGCAGGGAGGACTCCGAATGA
- a CDS encoding LamB/YcsF family protein, with amino-acid sequence MTFRIDLNSDLGESFGTYVVGQDEQVLELISSANIACGYHAGDPHIMNKTVEWAKEHHVGIGAHPGFPDLVGFGRRNMNITPEDTYSLVLYQIGALHGFCSAHEVPLQHVKPHGALYNMASKDPELANAIAQAVKDFNSELILFGLANSELIRAAQDAALPYASEVFADRTYQPDGSLTPRVEKNAMIRDEQAAIEQVIQMVKEGTVTAVDGSIISIEADTVCVHGDESSALAFIKALRKRLTEENIEMERVGNR; translated from the coding sequence ATGACATTTCGCATTGATTTAAACAGTGACCTTGGGGAAAGCTTTGGTACTTATGTTGTTGGTCAGGATGAACAGGTGCTTGAGCTCATTTCTTCCGCCAACATTGCATGTGGCTATCATGCCGGTGACCCGCATATTATGAATAAAACGGTGGAATGGGCGAAAGAGCATCATGTTGGTATCGGGGCGCACCCCGGATTTCCTGATTTAGTTGGTTTTGGCCGTCGCAATATGAACATTACACCAGAGGATACGTACTCGCTCGTTCTTTATCAAATCGGAGCCCTGCACGGGTTCTGCAGCGCACATGAAGTTCCCCTTCAGCACGTCAAACCGCACGGTGCGCTTTACAATATGGCATCTAAAGATCCCGAACTCGCAAACGCCATTGCGCAGGCCGTAAAAGATTTTAATTCAGAGCTGATTCTATTCGGCCTTGCTAATTCAGAGCTTATTCGCGCTGCGCAGGATGCTGCACTTCCTTATGCTTCAGAAGTGTTTGCCGACAGAACGTATCAGCCTGATGGTTCGCTTACCCCACGTGTTGAAAAAAATGCGATGATTCGAGATGAGCAAGCGGCGATCGAACAGGTGATTCAAATGGTGAAAGAAGGAACCGTAACAGCCGTGGATGGCTCGATTATTTCAATTGAAGCGGATACGGTTTGTGTGCACGGAGACGAGTCGTCAGCGCTTGCGTTTATTAAGGCGCTTCGGAAACGGTTGACGGAAGAAAATATTGAGATGGAAAGGGTCGGAAACCGGTGA
- a CDS encoding biotin-dependent carboxyltransferase family protein — MKLFSVDKPGLYTTYQDLGRVGYLKYGVPASGALDRFALQVGNLLVGNERGAAGLEVTMQGPELIAQESFVIAVTGGDLSPMINGKRIPLWKSLLIKKGQVLEFGKPRTGVRAYLTVSGGFQSCRYMGSRSVYEPAGLGRPLQKGDELVGEPRKQKAGTGLFFTEIPDYDRDVEVRVVKGPHHEQISDKVVSDFFAMTHEVSPQSNRMGYRLQSELKTHHEANVVSDAVPLGGIQLPGNGQPIILLADRQTTGGYTRIGTVIGPDLPLIAQLPPGGKIRFKEVTVEEAQEASKQVEQKLRIWERIQR; from the coding sequence GTGAAATTATTTTCAGTCGATAAACCAGGATTGTATACAACCTATCAAGATTTAGGTCGTGTCGGGTATTTGAAGTACGGGGTTCCGGCATCTGGAGCGCTTGACCGCTTCGCACTTCAGGTTGGTAATCTTTTGGTTGGCAACGAACGAGGTGCGGCGGGTCTTGAAGTGACGATGCAGGGGCCAGAATTAATTGCACAAGAATCTTTTGTGATCGCTGTAACGGGAGGCGATTTATCTCCGATGATCAATGGAAAGCGGATTCCGCTATGGAAATCCTTACTTATAAAAAAAGGACAGGTGCTTGAGTTTGGAAAGCCGCGCACTGGCGTTCGCGCTTATCTCACCGTTTCAGGAGGATTTCAATCATGTCGCTATATGGGGAGTCGCTCCGTTTATGAACCAGCTGGACTTGGACGCCCGCTTCAGAAGGGTGATGAACTCGTAGGTGAGCCTAGAAAACAAAAAGCAGGAACCGGGCTCTTTTTCACCGAGATTCCTGATTATGATCGTGATGTTGAAGTTCGCGTTGTGAAAGGACCTCATCATGAGCAAATCTCGGATAAGGTCGTTTCGGATTTTTTCGCTATGACTCATGAAGTGTCGCCGCAATCAAATCGTATGGGCTACCGCCTTCAATCTGAGCTTAAAACGCATCATGAGGCGAACGTTGTTTCAGATGCAGTTCCGCTTGGCGGCATCCAGCTCCCTGGGAACGGTCAGCCGATTATCCTGCTTGCAGATCGGCAAACGACAGGTGGATACACGCGGATCGGAACAGTGATTGGTCCTGATTTGCCACTCATTGCCCAGCTTCCTCCTGGTGGGAAAATTCGTTTTAAAGAAGTAACGGTAGAAGAAGCTCAAGAAGCGTCGAAACAGGTTGAACAGAAGCTCCGTATTTGGGAGCGAATCCAGCGCTAA
- a CDS encoding aldehyde dehydrogenase family protein has protein sequence MANTYTKQYINGEWVTGSSDKTVTNYNPFSGEEIFTLNSASEEDLDKAYKTAKEAQKSWAQTTPGKRQQILDKVAALMTERKEEIVDWLVKESGSTKIKANVEWAAATRVVKESASFPYRMKGQIAPSDTPGKENRIYKSPKGVIGVIGPWNFPLHLSMRSVAPAIATGNTVVLKPASETPVTAGFLIAELFEEAGLPKGVLNVVAGRGSEIGDAFVTHPIPKLISFTGSTEVGQHIGELAGKNIKETALELGGNNVFIVLDDADIDQAAESAAFGKFLHQGQICMAINRIIVHESIHDKFVEAFKEKVASLQVGDPSDAKTAVGPLINKDAVERIQESLNTSLEQGAEKILGGEVEGNVMHPVILTNVTNDMPIAKDEIFGAVAPIIKFSTVDEAIEIANGSPYGLSGSVHSRDLNRGVQVAHQIETGMVHINDQPVNDEAHMAFGGEKESGLGRFGGEWALDKFTTVKWISVQQERRQYPFFQ, from the coding sequence ATGGCTAACACATATACGAAGCAATATATTAACGGTGAATGGGTTACGGGTTCTAGTGACAAAACTGTAACAAATTATAATCCATTTTCCGGTGAGGAAATTTTTACATTAAACTCAGCATCTGAAGAAGATCTTGATAAAGCTTACAAAACGGCAAAAGAAGCACAAAAATCATGGGCACAGACGACACCAGGAAAGCGTCAGCAAATTCTCGATAAAGTAGCGGCGCTTATGACGGAACGTAAAGAAGAAATCGTTGACTGGCTTGTGAAAGAATCAGGCAGTACGAAGATCAAAGCGAACGTTGAATGGGCGGCAGCCACTCGTGTTGTGAAAGAGTCGGCATCGTTCCCTTATCGCATGAAAGGGCAAATCGCCCCTTCTGATACGCCAGGGAAAGAAAACCGTATTTATAAAAGCCCTAAAGGCGTGATCGGTGTCATCGGACCGTGGAACTTCCCACTTCATCTTTCTATGCGTTCGGTTGCTCCAGCCATCGCAACTGGTAACACGGTTGTTCTTAAACCAGCATCTGAAACGCCTGTTACAGCAGGCTTCCTAATCGCTGAACTATTTGAAGAAGCAGGACTTCCAAAAGGCGTGCTAAACGTCGTTGCAGGACGTGGTTCTGAGATAGGCGATGCGTTCGTCACACACCCAATTCCAAAGTTGATTTCCTTCACAGGTTCAACGGAAGTTGGTCAACATATCGGCGAACTAGCAGGTAAGAACATTAAAGAAACGGCACTAGAGCTTGGCGGTAACAACGTGTTTATCGTGCTTGATGATGCCGATATCGATCAGGCAGCTGAATCAGCGGCGTTCGGTAAATTCTTGCATCAAGGTCAAATTTGCATGGCGATCAACCGCATTATCGTGCATGAAAGCATTCACGACAAATTCGTGGAAGCATTTAAAGAAAAAGTCGCTTCCCTTCAAGTTGGCGATCCGTCTGACGCGAAAACAGCTGTTGGTCCACTGATCAACAAAGATGCTGTTGAACGTATTCAAGAATCGCTTAACACGTCACTTGAGCAAGGCGCTGAGAAAATTCTTGGTGGCGAAGTCGAAGGTAATGTGATGCATCCGGTTATTTTAACGAACGTAACGAATGACATGCCAATTGCGAAAGATGAAATTTTCGGTGCCGTTGCGCCAATCATTAAATTTAGTACGGTAGACGAAGCGATTGAAATTGCAAATGGTTCTCCATACGGCCTTAGTGGCTCTGTTCATTCTCGTGACTTAAACCGCGGTGTTCAGGTTGCGCATCAAATCGAAACGGGCATGGTACACATTAATGACCAGCCGGTAAACGATGAAGCGCACATGGCCTTCGGTGGCGAAAAAGAATCAGGCCTTGGCCGTTTTGGCGGCGAATGGGCTCTTGATAAATTTACAACTGTGAAATGGATATCTGTTCAGCAAGAACGTCGTCAATATCCATTTTTCCAATAA
- a CDS encoding GNAT family N-acetyltransferase: MIEVREEKLQDHEEISTILQKAFGGEDEVTLVKEIRDSAYFVPELSLVALHNRRDPVGYILFSEITISTEKENLTSLALAPVAVVPELQQEGIGSMLIQDGLMRATSLGYRHVMVLGHKEYYPRFGFVPASEKNISGPFDAGDAFMVKELKKDALKEISGEVVYPKAFGV; the protein is encoded by the coding sequence ATGATTGAAGTTCGTGAAGAGAAGTTACAGGATCATGAGGAAATCTCAACCATTTTACAAAAAGCGTTTGGTGGAGAAGATGAAGTAACGCTGGTTAAAGAGATTCGGGATTCTGCATACTTTGTCCCGGAGCTTTCTCTTGTGGCGCTACATAATCGACGTGATCCAGTCGGCTACATTCTTTTTAGTGAAATCACCATTTCAACAGAAAAAGAAAACCTCACGTCCCTTGCGCTTGCTCCTGTCGCAGTCGTGCCTGAGTTACAGCAGGAAGGAATCGGGAGCATGCTCATTCAAGATGGTTTGATGAGAGCAACTTCGCTCGGATACCGACACGTTATGGTCCTTGGTCACAAGGAATATTACCCGCGATTCGGTTTCGTTCCTGCTTCTGAAAAGAACATCTCGGGGCCGTTTGATGCAGGAGATGCTTTTATGGTGAAAGAACTTAAAAAGGATGCGCTTAAAGAGATTAGCGGAGAAGTGGTGTATCCGAAAGCGTTCGGCGTCTAA
- a CDS encoding DUF5327 family protein, protein MKDIPIDQLIQQMNTRMKQLTYNVEENDADVNGIREELIAIKTYCDMLLQASGSSRPKTPSAPAPKPLQQAAPVQQSLASKPMKDDNANEDSIFDF, encoded by the coding sequence ATGAAAGATATCCCGATTGATCAGCTGATTCAGCAAATGAATACGCGTATGAAACAGCTTACTTATAACGTTGAAGAAAATGATGCGGATGTAAACGGCATTCGTGAAGAGCTCATTGCGATTAAAACGTACTGCGACATGCTACTGCAGGCATCTGGAAGCAGTCGTCCAAAGACTCCTTCTGCACCTGCCCCTAAGCCGCTCCAACAAGCCGCACCCGTTCAACAATCTCTTGCATCAAAACCGATGAAAGACGATAATGCGAACGAAGATTCAATCTTTGACTTTTAA
- a CDS encoding beta-class carbonic anhydrase: MDTLHEVLKFNEEFVNNKEYVPFETTGLPDKKIVILSCMDTRLVELLPRAMNLKNGDVKIVKNAGAVVSHPFGSIMRSILVAVYELQAEEVWVIGHHDCGMGKVNPDELLHKMEDSVTKEVVASMKHVGIDLHSWLQGFTTVQDGVRDSVSMIQNHPLLPKDLPVHGLVIDPATGKLDQVTE, from the coding sequence ATGGATACTCTTCATGAAGTACTGAAATTTAATGAGGAATTTGTAAATAACAAGGAATATGTTCCGTTTGAGACAACTGGCCTGCCAGACAAAAAAATCGTCATTCTTTCTTGCATGGATACGCGTCTTGTGGAACTTCTTCCACGCGCAATGAATTTAAAAAATGGTGACGTGAAAATTGTAAAAAACGCTGGCGCTGTGGTGAGTCACCCATTCGGTAGTATTATGCGCAGTATTCTTGTAGCGGTCTATGAACTTCAGGCTGAGGAAGTATGGGTCATTGGCCACCACGACTGTGGCATGGGGAAAGTTAATCCAGATGAGCTTCTTCATAAAATGGAAGATAGCGTAACAAAAGAAGTGGTCGCTTCCATGAAACACGTTGGAATCGATCTTCATTCTTGGCTCCAAGGTTTTACAACGGTTCAAGACGGCGTACGCGATAGCGTTTCGATGATCCAGAATCATCCACTACTTCCAAAAGACCTTCCTGTTCACGGACTTGTGATTGACCCTGCAACTGGAAAGTTAGATCAAGTGACAGAATAA
- a CDS encoding type 1 glutamine amidotransferase domain-containing protein translates to MRLENKKIISLVHHEYEDLELTYPYYRLIEEGATVHYVGEKAGEKYVGKYGVPVVSDYAYADINPADYDAILVPGGWAPDKIRRFPEVLKMVQHMEENKKPIGQICHAGWVLISAKVLEGKKVTSTPGIRDDMENAGATWIDEPVVVDGHLVSARRPPDLPQYGKAFADLLAK, encoded by the coding sequence ATGCGTTTAGAAAATAAGAAAATCATTAGTCTTGTTCATCATGAATATGAAGATCTAGAGCTAACCTATCCTTATTATCGTCTTATTGAAGAAGGCGCAACGGTTCATTACGTTGGTGAGAAAGCAGGAGAGAAGTATGTTGGAAAATACGGTGTACCGGTCGTTTCCGATTATGCTTATGCAGATATTAACCCTGCAGACTACGACGCGATTCTTGTTCCAGGTGGCTGGGCACCAGATAAAATCCGCCGTTTCCCGGAAGTATTAAAAATGGTACAGCATATGGAAGAAAATAAGAAACCAATCGGCCAGATTTGCCATGCCGGATGGGTCTTAATTTCTGCTAAGGTGTTAGAAGGAAAGAAAGTAACGAGTACGCCAGGCATCCGTGATGATATGGAAAATGCCGGCGCTACGTGGATTGATGAGCCTGTTGTTGTTGATGGTCATCTTGTATCTGCGCGTCGCCCGCCGGATCTTCCACAGTACGGAAAAGCCTTTGCTGACCTTTTAGCGAAATAA